The Rattus rattus isolate New Zealand chromosome 1, Rrattus_CSIRO_v1, whole genome shotgun sequence genome includes a region encoding these proteins:
- the Tmem51 gene encoding transmembrane protein 51, giving the protein MMAQSKANGSHYALTAIGLGMLVLGVIMAMWNLVPGFSPADKPTAQGNKTEGGGGILKSKTFSVAYVLVGAGVMLLLLSICLSIRDKRKLRQSEELARIQQQAGAVPPSQEEDSQEEEEEASSRYYVPSYEEVMNTGYPESRDQEQNPRLSISLPSYESLTGLDEATPTSTRAETETSPGHAPDRQNSKLAKRLKPLKVRRIKSEKLHLKDFRITLPDKNVPPPSIEPLTPPPQYDEVQAKAPEARPPD; this is encoded by the exons ATGATGGCCCAGTCCAAGGCCAACGGCTCGCACTACGCACTGACGGCCATCGGCCTGGGGATGTTGGTCCTCGGGGTTATCATGGCCATGTGGAACCTGGTTCCTGGTTTCAGCCCTGCGGATAAGCCAACAGCTCAGGGCAATAAGACAGAGGGAGGTGGTGGCATCCTCAAAAGCAAGACTTTTTCAGTGGCCTACGTGCTGGTCGGGGCCGgcgtgatgctgctgctgctatccATCTGCCTGAGCATCCGGGACAAGAGGAAGCTGCGGCAGAGTGAGGAGCTGGCCAGAATTCAGCAGCAGGCAGGAGCCGTGCCCCCCTCCCAAGAGGAAGACAG ccaggaggaggaggaggaggcctccTCACGGTACTACGTACCGAGCTACGAGGAAGTGATGAACACGGGCTACCCGGAAAGCAGGGACCAGGAGCAGAACCCAAGGCTGAGCATCTCTCTCCCCTCCTATGAATCGCTAACTGGGCTCGACGAGGCAACCCCCACTAGCaccagggcagagacagagaccagccCAGGGCATGCTCCCGACAGGCAAAACTCCAAGCTGGCCAAACGCCTGAAGCCACTCAAAGTTCGAAGGATTAAATCTGAAAAGCTTCACCTCAAAGACTTCAGGATCACCCTCCCAGACAAGAACGTTCCCCCTCCCTCTATCGAGCCTTTGACTCCTCCACCGCAGTATGACGAGGTCCAGGCAAAGGCCCCCGAGGCCCGGCCACCCGATTGA